The Oxobacter pfennigii genome has a segment encoding these proteins:
- the hemW gene encoding radical SAM family heme chaperone HemW has translation MKELGLYIHIPFCKSKCYYCDFNSYSGKESIQNEYIKCLIEETEKNLPLIKQYDIKSIYIGGGTPTYLNLDSLKMLLSYLKQFVSADIEYTLEANPGTLSEDKLKLMKRNGINRLSMGLQSFDDSLLKKIGRIHKSGDFIHNYNLARGLGFDNINMDLMFAIPGQSMDSFLNTLNEAIKLKPEHVSCYSLIIEEGTALYEDYKKGHIKETDEDNDRNMYHLAISKLKSAGYEQYEISNFSLPDFESRHNIIYWKCNEYLGLGAGAHSFINGTRFSNILKPEEYIKKINEGHSPRFEYNELTLRDRVQEFMFMGLRMNEGVSYDEFHERFKQDMKKVYGDKIKKLINSGLLKEEGRKISLTEFGRDVSNQVFVEFI, from the coding sequence GTGAAGGAACTGGGACTTTATATACACATTCCCTTCTGCAAGTCAAAATGCTATTACTGTGATTTTAATTCTTACAGCGGCAAAGAAAGCATACAAAATGAGTATATAAAATGCCTTATAGAAGAAACAGAAAAAAACCTTCCATTAATAAAGCAGTATGATATAAAATCAATATATATAGGTGGGGGTACGCCCACCTATTTAAATTTGGATTCTTTAAAAATGCTGTTATCATACTTGAAGCAGTTTGTAAGCGCTGATATTGAGTATACCTTAGAAGCTAATCCCGGAACGTTAAGTGAAGATAAGCTTAAGTTAATGAAAAGAAACGGAATAAACAGGCTAAGCATGGGACTTCAATCCTTTGATGATTCTTTGTTGAAAAAAATAGGAAGAATCCATAAGTCAGGAGATTTTATACATAATTACAATCTGGCAAGAGGGCTGGGTTTTGATAATATTAATATGGATTTGATGTTTGCAATTCCCGGCCAGAGCATGGATAGCTTTTTAAATACGTTAAATGAAGCAATAAAATTAAAACCGGAGCATGTATCCTGCTACAGCCTTATTATAGAAGAAGGCACCGCCCTTTATGAAGATTATAAAAAGGGTCACATAAAGGAGACTGATGAGGATAACGACAGGAATATGTACCACCTGGCCATTTCAAAATTAAAGTCTGCAGGATATGAGCAATATGAAATATCAAATTTTTCTCTGCCTGATTTTGAGTCCAGGCATAATATCATATATTGGAAATGCAATGAATATTTAGGTTTAGGTGCCGGAGCCCATTCTTTTATTAATGGAACAAGGTTTAGCAACATATTAAAACCCGAAGAATACATTAAAAAAATAAATGAGGGGCATTCTCCGCGTTTTGAATATAATGAGCTGACTTTGAGAGACAGGGTACAGGAATTCATGTTCATGGGGTTGAGGATGAATGAGGGTGTAAGTTACGATGAATTTCATGAAAGATTTAAGCAGGACATGAAAAAGGTATATGGAGACAAGATAAAAAAACTCATCAATTCAGGGCTTCTCAAAGAGGAAGGCAGGAAAATAA
- the lepA gene encoding translation elongation factor 4 has protein sequence MAGDRQKRIRNFCIVAHIDHGKSTLADRLIEKTGTLTEREMDEQILDNMDLERERGITIKAQAARLVYKHTDGEEYILNLIDTPGHVDFNYEVSRSLAACEGAVLIIDATQGIQAQTLANCYLALDHDLEIVPVINKIDLPSAEPDLVKKEIEDIIGLEAENAPLISAKQGVGIEDVLRDIVDKIPPPVGDVDASLKALVFDSYYDNYKGVIAHVRVKEGIIKNGMKIKMMATGKEFEVVEVGIFRPSMVPIDELYAGEVGYIAASMKNVRDTRVGDTITGALNPTKEPLPGYRPAISMVFCGIYPADGAKYNELKDALEKLQLNDAALSFEPETSVALGFGFRCGFLGLLHMEIIQERLEREYNLDLITTAPSVIYKVNKTDGTVFDITNPTNLPAASEIDYMEEPIVKATIITPSDYTGPIMDLCQNRRGTFKDMQYIEQKRVMLHYEMPLNEIIYDFFDALKSRTKGYASLDYELMGYKRSELVKLDILLNGEQVDALSMIVPNERAYDRGRGIAEKLKEAIPRQMFEIPIQAAVGSKIIARETVKALRKDVLAKCYGGDITRKKKLLEKQKEGKKRMRQVGSVEVPQEAFMSILKID, from the coding sequence ATGGCTGGTGATAGGCAGAAAAGAATCAGAAATTTTTGTATAGTTGCCCATATAGACCATGGAAAGTCAACATTAGCCGATAGGTTGATAGAAAAGACGGGTACTTTGACAGAAAGAGAAATGGACGAGCAGATTCTTGATAATATGGATTTAGAGAGAGAAAGGGGCATAACTATAAAAGCCCAGGCAGCCAGACTTGTATATAAGCATACCGACGGAGAAGAGTATATATTGAATCTTATAGATACTCCGGGACATGTGGATTTTAATTATGAAGTATCAAGAAGTCTTGCTGCATGTGAAGGGGCGGTGCTTATAATCGATGCCACCCAGGGGATACAGGCACAGACCTTGGCCAACTGCTACCTGGCATTGGACCATGACCTTGAAATCGTTCCTGTAATAAATAAAATCGACCTTCCAAGTGCCGAACCCGATTTAGTTAAAAAAGAAATTGAAGATATAATAGGTTTGGAAGCCGAAAACGCACCTTTGATATCTGCAAAACAAGGTGTGGGGATAGAAGATGTTTTAAGAGATATAGTGGACAAAATACCGCCGCCTGTGGGCGATGTGGATGCTTCCTTAAAAGCATTGGTATTTGACAGCTATTATGATAATTACAAAGGTGTTATTGCCCATGTAAGGGTGAAAGAAGGAATCATTAAAAATGGAATGAAAATAAAAATGATGGCAACTGGCAAGGAATTTGAAGTAGTGGAAGTGGGTATTTTCAGACCTAGTATGGTACCAATTGATGAATTATATGCAGGTGAAGTTGGCTACATTGCTGCCAGTATGAAAAACGTAAGGGATACCAGAGTAGGAGACACAATAACAGGGGCTTTAAACCCTACAAAAGAACCCCTTCCGGGATACAGGCCGGCCATTTCAATGGTATTTTGCGGTATTTACCCTGCCGATGGTGCCAAATACAATGAGCTTAAAGATGCATTAGAAAAACTTCAGTTAAATGATGCTGCCCTGTCCTTTGAGCCCGAAACATCGGTGGCATTGGGATTTGGTTTCAGATGCGGCTTTTTAGGACTTCTCCATATGGAGATTATTCAGGAAAGACTGGAGAGGGAATATAACCTTGATTTGATCACTACAGCTCCAAGTGTTATTTATAAGGTTAATAAAACAGACGGCACTGTTTTTGATATAACAAATCCTACAAACCTGCCGGCAGCTTCTGAGATAGACTATATGGAGGAACCCATTGTAAAGGCAACCATAATAACTCCTTCCGATTATACAGGACCCATAATGGACTTGTGCCAGAACAGAAGGGGTACTTTTAAAGATATGCAGTATATCGAGCAAAAAAGGGTTATGCTTCATTATGAAATGCCCCTTAATGAAATAATATATGATTTTTTTGATGCTTTGAAATCAAGAACCAAGGGGTATGCATCCTTGGATTACGAGCTAATGGGTTATAAAAGGTCGGAGCTTGTAAAGCTTGATATACTTTTAAACGGCGAACAGGTGGATGCACTGTCTATGATTGTACCTAACGAGAGGGCATATGACAGAGGCCGTGGCATTGCAGAAAAATTAAAGGAAGCCATTCCAAGGCAAATGTTTGAAATACCGATACAGGCTGCCGTAGGATCGAAAATAATAGCCAGGGAGACGGTTAAGGCATTAAGAAAAGACGTATTGGCCAAATGCTATGGCGGTGACATAACAAGGAAGAAAAAGCTTTTGGAAAAACAGAAGGAAGGGAAAAAGAGAATGAGACAGGTAGGCTCCGTTGAAGTTCCCCAGGAAGCTTTTATGTCCATTTTAAAAATCGACTAG
- the spoIIP gene encoding stage II sporulation protein P, protein MMHFKTVNYSNMIKSSLLLIIIIFALFLMKSNISAKYTEVIKVIENKTSLQEGVSRLIINSAVPILKISMNNEVDDDLHEGNVQSFLGYFTDVDLKNPQTYLASQIPLLSLSDANVLQGSVGGNLSSIESANEEKISVEITDRNLEPKLLENVKIDSSKPKVIIYHTHTTESYISTPANNYEMMGDHRTTDQNYNVCKVGEEIKKYIESHYGVAVHHDMTLHDYPSYEGSYNRSKPTIENLLKQFPDAQYIIDVHRDAFADSEAARKVMVMDVMGEQASKIMFVVGKSNPHWQENYYSALKLNQKIEELSPGLSKGILVKDRSIYNQDISNKAILIEVGSDSNTLEEALLSAKIFARALGEVLKDNP, encoded by the coding sequence ATGATGCACTTTAAAACTGTCAATTATTCCAACATGATAAAAAGCTCACTGCTGCTGATAATTATTATATTTGCTCTTTTTTTAATGAAAAGCAATATATCAGCAAAATATACGGAAGTTATCAAAGTAATAGAAAACAAAACAAGCCTTCAGGAAGGTGTATCCAGATTAATAATCAATAGTGCCGTACCAATACTTAAGATAAGCATGAATAATGAAGTTGATGATGATTTGCATGAAGGAAATGTTCAATCCTTTTTAGGGTATTTCACAGATGTGGATTTAAAAAATCCCCAGACTTACCTGGCATCTCAAATACCCTTATTGAGTTTATCGGATGCGAACGTTTTGCAGGGCAGCGTAGGAGGAAATTTAAGCAGCATAGAAAGCGCCAATGAAGAGAAGATATCTGTTGAAATTACCGACAGAAACCTTGAGCCTAAACTTCTTGAAAACGTAAAGATTGACAGCAGCAAACCAAAGGTGATAATTTATCATACCCATACAACAGAGTCCTATATTTCAACTCCCGCAAATAATTACGAAATGATGGGGGACCACAGGACCACGGACCAGAATTATAATGTATGCAAGGTAGGAGAGGAGATAAAAAAATATATTGAAAGCCATTATGGCGTTGCCGTACACCACGATATGACTCTACATGATTATCCCAGCTACGAAGGCAGCTACAACAGATCGAAGCCTACAATTGAAAATCTGCTTAAACAATTTCCCGATGCCCAATATATAATCGATGTTCACAGGGATGCTTTCGCAGACAGTGAGGCTGCACGAAAGGTTATGGTTATGGATGTAATGGGAGAACAGGCAAGCAAAATCATGTTCGTGGTGGGAAAGAGCAATCCTCACTGGCAGGAAAACTATTATTCGGCCTTAAAGCTTAATCAAAAAATCGAAGAGCTCTCTCCAGGATTATCAAAGGGCATACTTGTTAAAGACAGGTCCATATACAATCAGGATATTTCAAACAAAGCCATATTGATTGAAGTCGGTTCTGACAGCAATACCTTGGAAGAAGCCTTATTATCGGCAAAAATTTTCGCAAGGGCTTTAGGAGAAGTATTAAAGGATAATCCTTAA
- the gpr gene encoding GPR endopeptidase, protein MYSIRTDLAVEAREIYEKDNRGDMPGVDVEVKRGKDMTVTIVKVVDKKGEKIIGKPMGTYTTIEVPELKNFNQDLQDEVSETMAKELASLIDLDKEKTALVVGLGNWNVTPDALGPKVVSRLMVTRHLKQMMPDEIEEGMRPVCALSPGVLGLTGIETSEIIQGVVKKIKPDLVLVVDALASRKMSRVSTTIQIGNTGINPGSGVGNKRMGLNQALLGVPVIAIGVPTVVDAATMANDTIDLVIDTLLHQSEQGKEFYNMLKGINRDEKYQLIQEVLSPYIGDLMVTPKDVDAIIDNISKIVANGINISLHPSIHLKDINRYIN, encoded by the coding sequence ATGTACAGTATAAGGACTGATCTTGCTGTAGAAGCCAGGGAGATATATGAAAAGGATAACAGAGGCGATATGCCGGGTGTTGACGTTGAAGTAAAAAGAGGAAAGGACATGACTGTCACCATTGTAAAGGTAGTGGATAAAAAGGGTGAAAAAATAATAGGAAAGCCTATGGGGACATATACCACAATTGAGGTTCCGGAGCTTAAAAATTTTAACCAGGACCTTCAGGATGAGGTAAGTGAGACCATGGCAAAGGAATTAGCCAGCCTTATTGATTTGGATAAGGAAAAAACAGCTTTGGTGGTCGGTTTGGGAAACTGGAATGTAACCCCCGATGCCTTAGGCCCTAAAGTGGTATCAAGGCTCATGGTCACCCGCCATTTAAAGCAAATGATGCCGGATGAAATAGAAGAAGGCATGCGGCCGGTGTGCGCCTTATCCCCGGGGGTATTGGGCCTCACGGGAATTGAGACCAGTGAGATAATCCAGGGAGTAGTTAAAAAGATAAAGCCGGATTTGGTATTGGTGGTGGATGCTTTGGCATCGAGAAAAATGTCCAGGGTCAGCACTACAATACAAATAGGAAATACAGGCATAAACCCGGGCTCGGGAGTGGGAAACAAGCGTATGGGCTTAAATCAGGCATTACTTGGAGTTCCGGTTATAGCAATAGGAGTGCCAACTGTTGTTGATGCCGCAACCATGGCCAACGATACCATTGACCTTGTAATAGACACCCTGCTTCACCAATCGGAGCAGGGAAAAGAATTTTATAACATGTTAAAGGGTATAAACAGGGATGAAAAATACCAGCTCATTCAGGAGGTATTATCTCCTTATATAGGGGATTTGATGGTCACTCCAAAGGATGTGGATGCCATAATTGATAACATATCAAAGATAGTAGCCAACGGTATAAATATATCCCTGCATCCTTCAATACATCTTAAGGATATAAACCGTTATATAAATTGA
- the rpsT gene encoding 30S ribosomal protein S20, with the protein MANVKSAIKRIKVTEAKTLRNRMVKSSVKTFIKKFEEAIVTGNVDDAKKMYPRVSHAIDKAAAKGILHKNTASRKKSKLAIKLNKAVAQ; encoded by the coding sequence TTGGCAAATGTTAAATCAGCTATAAAAAGAATAAAAGTAACTGAGGCTAAAACACTCAGAAACAGAATGGTAAAGTCATCAGTAAAGACTTTCATCAAAAAGTTCGAAGAAGCTATAGTTACAGGAAATGTTGATGATGCAAAGAAGATGTATCCTAGGGTCAGCCATGCAATAGACAAAGCAGCGGCTAAAGGTATACTTCATAAAAATACAGCTTCAAGAAAGAAATCAAAATTAGCAATAAAGCTTAATAAAGCTGTTGCTCAATAA
- the holA gene encoding DNA polymerase III subunit delta translates to MADIFTYDSLIDSVNEGNIKKLYLFYGSELILINEALSALERKAVKPDFKSLNYSKLDASDIAYDTLVNACETMPFMDERRMVVINNCSLFKSKRQRKEDNFEDTDIDDLCTYIASIPETTVLVFTAGKEIDRKKKIYNTVKKHGCIAEFNFPQGNELLSFVVREFKRLNKIIGKAEISYLISRVPGSLNDILNEIKKISSYIGERGEIKREDIDAVVVNTLEMNVFQLVDSVSLKNPSKALYILNELIIESQPIPVILSMIIRQYRMLLNIKLMTQKGYSNAEISQKLSLNIYVVSGIKKILPNYSEDQIIKRLKRCLDADLAIKTGRMDSRITIEALIVELAG, encoded by the coding sequence ATGGCAGACATTTTTACATACGATTCATTGATTGATTCTGTCAATGAAGGCAATATCAAAAAACTGTATTTATTTTACGGCTCCGAGCTTATACTTATCAATGAAGCATTGTCGGCTTTAGAAAGGAAGGCCGTAAAGCCGGATTTTAAAAGCTTAAATTACAGCAAGCTGGATGCTTCGGACATAGCATATGACACATTGGTAAATGCCTGTGAGACAATGCCCTTCATGGATGAAAGAAGAATGGTTGTTATTAATAATTGCAGCCTCTTTAAAAGCAAGAGACAGAGAAAAGAGGATAATTTCGAAGATACAGACATAGATGATTTATGCACTTATATAGCTTCAATACCTGAAACGACGGTGCTTGTGTTTACAGCCGGCAAAGAAATTGACAGGAAAAAGAAAATTTATAATACCGTAAAAAAACACGGATGTATTGCAGAATTTAATTTTCCTCAAGGTAATGAATTATTAAGCTTTGTTGTAAGGGAATTTAAAAGGCTCAATAAAATTATTGGGAAAGCAGAGATTTCATATTTAATAAGCAGGGTTCCCGGGAGCCTTAATGATATATTAAATGAAATTAAAAAGATAAGCTCCTATATAGGGGAGAGGGGAGAAATAAAAAGAGAAGATATAGATGCTGTAGTGGTAAATACGCTGGAAATGAATGTTTTTCAGCTGGTGGATTCGGTTTCTCTTAAAAATCCCTCTAAGGCATTATACATTCTTAATGAGCTTATTATAGAATCCCAGCCTATTCCTGTGATTTTATCCATGATCATAAGGCAGTATCGTATGCTTTTAAATATAAAGCTTATGACTCAAAAGGGATATTCCAATGCTGAAATATCCCAGAAATTGAGCCTGAACATATATGTGGTTTCCGGAATAAAAAAGATACTTCCCAATTATTCCGAAGATCAGATAATAAAAAGATTAAAACGATGCTTAGATGCAGACCTTGCCATAAAAACGGGCAGGATGGACAGCAGGATTACCATAGAGGCATTGATTGTTGAATTGGCCGGATAA
- a CDS encoding DNA internalization-related competence protein ComEC/Rec2, whose product MKRVLVYISMFFAAGIISGLHTGNKLNINPSFIFGGILIISIYSAIRYLKGRKIFCLLFLILFLTGLMFSYGKLSQFNKFHDELRGVRATVRGQISGDVEIKENMFVYILYADCIEFDGKVIDTGYKVRVVDYENKGDYLIPYNNITLSGAFKENYQYKNTGSTDYNLLMYKDNIVSVFTADYSQSIYSSEDNRRYMEKISYELKQKAGEILNKYTGQVSQGLLSAIMFGDVSGIGEDNYQGFINSGVIHVFAVSGYNIWILYFLLSKILAFLNGLHRIKIIIIIMVLYIYTYIAGATPSVTRAFIMASLILTGRILRRDNDSLTSLSLAATVILIINPLEIMDTGFILSFLSVASIIFLYPKINAFPINTNEGIRSIIVTSMCIQIGTMPVTIYYFNNLSTFSFAANLVVIPLVSLLTVFGLLIIALHFIIPPMAFAIGVIVNYAVQIILYFTGIISSLPLSKLIITTPSITTIIIYYMVIALIFNLIALNEKQKKLFKYLVLAILTADIIIFMLPSPLTIKFVDVGQGDCILISTPDKKNILIDGGGINSNFNSGIDIGEDVVVPYLLRQGINKLDLIISTHADDDHLKGLIPVMECFNYNEFIIGDTDNLEGYKELLEEDLIDEDDISKVAFGECIEVGKEVKLYVYNPIRNVFNDDNDSSVVVKLIYKDFSALFTGDISSQVEKEILKYGIRSDVLKVPHHGSASSLCQEFLDAVSPKTAVICVGKNSYGHPASETLDKINDMGIPLYRTDIDGEVIITTKGRDFKIQSIM is encoded by the coding sequence ATGAAAAGAGTTTTAGTATATATATCAATGTTTTTTGCCGCTGGGATTATATCAGGATTACATACGGGCAATAAGCTTAATATCAATCCATCCTTTATATTCGGCGGAATACTTATCATTTCAATATATTCAGCAATCAGATATTTAAAAGGCAGAAAGATTTTCTGCCTGCTTTTTTTGATACTGTTTTTAACAGGCCTCATGTTCTCCTATGGAAAGCTGTCACAATTTAATAAATTTCATGATGAATTGAGAGGGGTAAGGGCAACAGTCCGGGGGCAAATATCAGGAGATGTAGAAATAAAAGAAAACATGTTTGTTTATATCTTATATGCCGATTGCATAGAGTTCGACGGCAAAGTAATAGACACTGGATATAAAGTCAGGGTAGTGGATTATGAAAATAAAGGAGATTATTTAATTCCTTATAACAATATAACATTATCGGGTGCATTCAAGGAAAATTACCAGTATAAAAATACCGGTAGCACCGATTATAACCTTCTGATGTATAAAGATAATATTGTAAGTGTATTTACGGCTGATTATTCTCAGAGCATTTATTCTTCAGAGGATAATAGACGGTACATGGAGAAAATTTCCTATGAACTTAAACAAAAGGCAGGAGAGATATTAAACAAATATACAGGGCAAGTATCTCAAGGTTTATTAAGTGCCATAATGTTTGGTGATGTATCGGGTATAGGGGAAGATAATTATCAGGGATTTATAAACAGCGGAGTCATACATGTCTTCGCCGTGTCCGGATATAATATATGGATACTGTATTTTTTGCTGTCAAAAATATTAGCTTTCTTAAATGGACTACATCGGATAAAAATCATTATTATAATCATGGTTCTATACATTTATACTTATATCGCAGGTGCTACGCCCTCCGTTACTCGGGCATTCATAATGGCATCCTTAATACTTACCGGGAGGATTTTAAGAAGGGATAATGACTCCTTAACATCCTTATCCTTGGCAGCAACTGTGATTTTGATTATAAATCCGCTGGAAATCATGGATACAGGATTTATATTGTCCTTTTTATCCGTTGCTTCAATTATATTTTTATATCCTAAAATAAACGCATTCCCAATCAATACCAATGAAGGCATAAGAAGCATTATAGTAACAAGCATGTGTATACAGATAGGCACTATGCCCGTCACTATATATTATTTTAATAATTTATCCACCTTTTCTTTTGCGGCAAATCTTGTTGTTATTCCGCTGGTATCGCTTTTGACAGTTTTTGGATTATTGATTATTGCACTGCATTTTATAATACCTCCAATGGCCTTTGCTATAGGAGTTATAGTTAATTATGCTGTACAGATTATTTTATATTTTACCGGAATAATATCTTCATTGCCTTTATCAAAATTGATTATTACAACTCCTTCAATAACTACCATAATTATTTATTACATGGTCATAGCTTTGATATTCAATTTGATTGCACTAAATGAAAAACAGAAGAAGCTTTTTAAATACCTGGTTTTAGCTATATTGACAGCAGATATTATAATTTTCATGCTTCCTTCCCCCCTGACAATAAAATTTGTGGACGTAGGCCAGGGGGACTGTATATTAATATCCACTCCTGACAAGAAAAACATATTAATTGACGGAGGCGGCATAAACAGCAATTTTAATTCCGGCATTGATATAGGAGAGGATGTAGTGGTGCCTTATTTATTAAGACAGGGGATAAATAAGCTTGATTTAATAATATCAACCCATGCAGACGATGACCACTTGAAGGGTTTAATACCCGTCATGGAATGTTTTAACTATAATGAATTCATAATAGGTGACACAGATAATCTTGAAGGGTATAAAGAGCTTTTAGAAGAAGATTTGATAGATGAGGATGACATATCAAAAGTGGCTTTTGGCGAATGTATTGAGGTTGGGAAAGAAGTGAAACTGTATGTATATAATCCCATAAGGAATGTATTTAATGATGATAATGATTCCTCCGTTGTGGTAAAGCTCATTTATAAAGATTTCTCAGCGCTTTTTACCGGAGACATAAGCTCTCAGGTTGAAAAAGAGATTTTAAAATATGGGATACGGTCAGACGTATTAAAGGTGCCTCATCACGGCAGTGCTTCATCTTTATGTCAGGAGTTTTTAGATGCTGTATCACCAAAAACAGCAGTTATATGTGTAGGCAAAAACAGTTATGGTCATCCGGCTTCTGAAACTTTGGATAAAATAAATGATATGGGAATACCCTTGTACAGGACGGACATAGACGGTGAAGTTATAATAACCACCAAGGGAAGGGATTTTAAAATACAAAGCATTATGTAG
- a CDS encoding cell wall-binding repeat-containing protein codes for MNINIKKILLVLFIITAAIIKINVPSSAYEATERVYGSDRYSTAVEISKNGWKDGADNVILATGEDFPDALCAAPLAKQLNAPILLTGKDKLDVKVNEEIKRLGAKNIIIIGGTGVISQSVETSLKDNGLNVKRLFGLNRYETSLAVAGYSDANFINEVVVATGEDFPDALSIASIAAKLGMPIILSPKDVLMDGVKEYIRDKEIEKSYVIGGIGVIGDEVLKALGNAERISGMNRYETNKAVIQRFAADVKMEIVFLATGEDFPDALSGSALAPNTLSPIVLASRGSISTARDIVAGNEKNIKKIVVLGGEGVMPASDVDEIVPEITKEPQLPPAPEEPKDTEPQLPPPPTDVTIDQENPIMGKSEVSAEKMAAFLIYYNPEPKINTTALELAQMFIEEGEKEGVRGDIAFCQSIHETGWFRYGGLVLPLQNNYSGLGATNNSPVGKGAWFDEPRIGVRAQIQHLKGYATKDPLNEECVDPRYSILVAERRLGVAPNWEDLNGKWAVPGTNYGQTIMDLYERMKAFE; via the coding sequence ATGAATATTAACATCAAAAAGATTTTACTGGTTTTATTTATAATAACTGCAGCGATAATAAAAATTAATGTCCCGTCATCTGCATACGAAGCAACAGAAAGAGTGTACGGAAGCGACAGGTATTCAACTGCCGTTGAGATTTCAAAAAACGGGTGGAAGGATGGGGCTGATAATGTAATACTTGCAACGGGAGAGGATTTCCCCGATGCCCTTTGCGCAGCTCCACTAGCAAAGCAATTGAATGCCCCAATTCTTTTAACGGGTAAGGATAAGCTTGATGTAAAAGTAAATGAAGAAATAAAACGGCTAGGCGCCAAAAACATAATCATCATCGGCGGCACGGGAGTAATATCCCAGTCCGTTGAAACCTCATTGAAAGATAATGGATTGAATGTTAAAAGACTTTTCGGCCTCAACAGATATGAAACATCCCTTGCCGTTGCAGGTTACAGTGATGCCAATTTCATAAATGAAGTTGTGGTGGCAACAGGAGAGGATTTTCCCGATGCATTGTCTATTGCTTCCATAGCCGCGAAATTAGGCATGCCTATAATATTGTCACCAAAAGACGTGCTGATGGATGGTGTAAAAGAATACATAAGGGATAAAGAAATTGAAAAATCCTATGTAATCGGGGGAATCGGCGTGATCGGCGATGAAGTTTTAAAGGCACTAGGCAATGCTGAGAGAATAAGCGGCATGAACAGATATGAAACAAATAAAGCTGTTATACAGAGATTTGCTGCCGATGTAAAAATGGAAATCGTATTTTTAGCTACGGGGGAGGATTTCCCCGATGCATTATCAGGCTCGGCTCTTGCCCCTAATACCTTGTCACCGATTGTCCTGGCCAGCAGGGGCAGCATATCAACTGCCAGAGATATTGTCGCTGGAAATGAAAAAAATATTAAAAAGATAGTGGTTTTAGGCGGAGAAGGTGTAATGCCGGCCTCAGACGTAGATGAGATAGTACCTGAAATAACTAAGGAGCCCCAATTACCTCCAGCACCCGAGGAACCAAAGGACACGGAGCCTCAATTACCTCCGCCTCCGACGGATGTTACAATAGATCAGGAAAACCCCATAATGGGCAAATCCGAGGTGTCGGCAGAAAAAATGGCGGCTTTCCTTATTTATTACAATCCCGAGCCTAAGATTAATACCACAGCACTTGAATTAGCCCAGATGTTTATTGAAGAAGGTGAAAAAGAAGGCGTTCGGGGAGATATTGCATTCTGCCAGTCCATTCATGAAACGGGCTGGTTCAGATACGGAGGATTGGTACTTCCTTTACAGAATAATTATTCAGGATTGGGAGCTACAAATAATTCTCCTGTAGGAAAGGGTGCATGGTTTGACGAACCCAGGATAGGAGTGAGAGCACAAATCCAGCATTTAAAGGGCTATGCAACTAAGGATCCTTTAAATGAGGAATGCGTGGATCCAAGATACTCTATTTTAGTAGCAGAAAGACGATTAGGGGTTGCACCCAACTGGGAAGATTTAAACGGAAAATGGGCTGTACCTGGTACAAATTATGGACAAACCATTATGGACTTATATGAAAGAATGAAAGCCTTTGAATAA
- a CDS encoding cell division protein SepF, translated as MGNAIVSKVLDFIGIGDDSESYGDSKMQKDLQDDLYNAGSEKVLRVHSAANTKVILSNPLNFDDMLLISDHLKCKKIVIMDLKNLDDEEAKRCLDYICGTVFVLECGIHKISSRIFLITPANVAATQEF; from the coding sequence TTGGGAAATGCAATAGTCTCAAAAGTACTCGATTTTATCGGTATAGGAGATGACAGTGAAAGTTATGGGGACTCAAAAATGCAAAAAGACTTGCAAGATGACTTGTATAATGCCGGTAGTGAGAAAGTTTTAAGGGTGCATTCTGCTGCAAATACCAAGGTTATTTTATCTAATCCTTTAAATTTCGATGACATGTTATTAATAAGCGATCACTTGAAGTGTAAAAAAATTGTTATTATGGATTTAAAAAACCTGGATGATGAAGAAGCAAAGAGATGCTTGGATTATATTTGCGGTACCGTATTTGTTCTTGAATGCGGAATACATAAAATTTCATCCCGGATATTCTTGATTACTCCTGCAAATGTGGCGGCGACTCAAGAGTTTTAA
- a CDS encoding DUF3006 domain-containing protein, with the protein MKVIIDCFEGKFAICETDEKKMINIEKSRIPRDAKEGDVLKVEE; encoded by the coding sequence ATGAAAGTGATTATTGACTGTTTTGAAGGTAAATTTGCAATATGTGAAACCGATGAGAAAAAAATGATTAATATAGAAAAATCAAGGATTCCTAGAGATGCAAAAGAAGGCGATGTTCTTAAAGTTGAGGAATAA